From a region of the Actinomycetes bacterium genome:
- a CDS encoding VapC toxin family PIN domain ribonuclease: ATIPVEEYDLDVARAHARLLAHVRRTGMPRGAHDLIIAATATAAGRTVVSSDAAGFDRLPDVAVLDPTR; encoded by the coding sequence TGGCGACCATCCCGGTCGAGGAGTACGACCTCGACGTCGCACGTGCACATGCCCGACTGCTTGCGCACGTGCGCCGGACCGGCATGCCGCGCGGCGCCCATGACCTGATCATCGCCGCGACCGCCACCGCCGCTGGACGCACCGTTGTCAGCTCCGACGCCGCCGGCTTCGATCGACTACCAGACGTCGCCGTGCTGGACCCGACACGCTGA
- a CDS encoding HAD family phosphatase → MVVRAVVFDIGGVLEITPSLGVPEKWERKLGLQPGELGERTHRVWEVGAIGTISEDDVQRSIGELLGLDEAQVDAFMEDIWTEYLGTLNVELTEYFRGLRPRYRTAILSNSFVGARSRERERYHFDEMTDLIVYSHEVGMSKPDRRIYELTCERLGVRPEEMIFLDDTEWAVDGARAIGIQAVLFEDNAQTIAEIEARLREPAAPPS, encoded by the coding sequence ATGGTGGTACGAGCGGTCGTCTTCGACATCGGCGGGGTGCTCGAGATCACGCCTTCGCTGGGTGTGCCGGAGAAGTGGGAGCGGAAGCTCGGGCTGCAACCAGGGGAGCTTGGCGAGCGGACGCACAGGGTGTGGGAGGTCGGCGCCATCGGGACGATCTCGGAAGACGACGTGCAACGGAGCATCGGCGAGCTTCTCGGGCTGGACGAGGCGCAGGTGGACGCGTTCATGGAGGACATCTGGACGGAGTACCTCGGCACGCTCAACGTCGAGCTGACCGAGTACTTCCGCGGTCTGCGTCCGCGGTACCGGACCGCCATCCTCAGCAACAGCTTCGTCGGTGCTCGCAGCAGGGAGCGGGAGCGCTACCACTTCGACGAGATGACCGACCTCATCGTCTACTCGCACGAGGTCGGAATGTCCAAGCCCGATCGGCGCATCTACGAGCTGACCTGCGAGCGTCTCGGCGTGCGGCCAGAGGAGATGATCTTCCTCGACGACACCGAGTGGGCCGTCGACGGCGCGCGAGCGATCGGTATCCAGGCGGTCCTGTTCGAGGACAACGCGCAGACCATCGCAGAGATCGAGGCCCGCCTGCGCGAGCCTGCCGCCCCACCGTCGTGA